In the Triticum aestivum cultivar Chinese Spring chromosome 2B, IWGSC CS RefSeq v2.1, whole genome shotgun sequence genome, TGTAGCACTAACAATAATATCCTACACACGCTTGTATGATAATTGGTCtgttccttttcttttttgcgagaaaacttccaatctattcatcaactgtcaaggcaGGGTATGCAAGCAGTTAGCACTTTCATGTGCCACCTCGTAGTACTGTTTTATTTGAGAAAATGACATATATATTTGTGGCATTGTAAATACTGGTTACCAGCATAGTAGTGCTGCTTTACATTGAGAATATAAGGTAGAATTTCCATCTTTCTCTGAAGAAGAAGTTCATCATGACCCCATCTCTATCATATGCCATTCTGATAGGTCGTCATTGAGAGGCTGCACCAATGGGTTCCATTCCTAATTATTGTTCTTATCAAACAAACAGTGTTGGTTCACTGAAACTGTCGCCTCACATCCAATTCCAGCAATCTTGTAACAATGAAGTTATGTTCCTATCCATGCGAAATAAGACACAGCTGGCCAAAAGAAGAGCCACAAATTATGGAACTCATCGTAATTCTAGTAGGACTCCTGCACCTATCGTATGTTCAACTGGAATGCCCATAATTTTCGTTGCCACTGAAGTGCACCCATGGTGCAAAACTGGAGGCCTTGGTGATGTCGTAGGAGGATTGCCCCCAGCTCTGGCTGTAAGTATGCCTTGTCACGTACTGTTAATTCTGAATCACATTATTTTTTACTGAGACTGCACTTTTATCGCCCTCTGTCTGTTGTACTATCTTTGGCGTGATGCACAACTCATTTCTTCACAGGCAATGGGGCACCGGGTTATGACGATAGCTCCTCGCTATGATCAGTACAAGGATACATGGGATACAAATGTTCTTGTTGAGGTATATATTTTTAGTTGATTTGTTGGGTGTTGTTATTTAGCTCGCATTTAACTTGTACCAGTCGCTGGTGTTATATATGCTAAAAACAGTTTTGCTTCTTTAGGTAATTGTTGGTGACAGAACAGAAACAGTGCGCTTTTTTCACTGCTACAAAAGGGGGGTTGATCGTGTTTTTGTTGATCATCCTATGTTTCTTGAGAAGGTATGTTATAAGTTTTAACCACTTTCTTCATGCCCACTGAACAATATATACATTTATCTTAACCTTGCAATGTTCCACTTGAACCATAATAATACTTCAGGTATGGGGCAAAACTGGATCAAAATTGTATGGGCCTACCACTGGAACAGACTTCCGAGATAACCAATTACGGTTCTGCCTTTTGTGCCTTGTAAGTATCCTGTTTAGTTCGAATTTCATGTGACTAGCACCTCACTTATGTAACTACCAACCCTTGTTTTAGCTGAATTAATGGTGTGTGTTGGTAGCATTGAAGTGCCTAAATGAGTCTTAACGGTTACCGAGGGTAGTACATTCACATCAATTGAGTTTTTTCTACTTGATATGTTTGTGGAACTTCTTCTAATCTGATATCGCTTTTAGGCTGCATTGGAGGCTCCGAGGGTTCTTAATCTCAACAATTCTGAATACTTCTCTGGACCATATGGTAGATTTATGTATTAGATCAACCATTATGGTTAAATGTTTTCTCTCTAactaaataaataacaaacattcACACTCTTTCACCAGGAGAAAATGTTGTCTTCGTTGCAAATGACTGGCACACTGCAGTTTTGCCATGCTATTTGAAGAGCATGTATAAGCAAAATGGAATTTATGTGAATGCCAAGGTACACCACTTCCTTCCTTTTGTTGACAAGTAGGGAATATGCACCATAGGTTTTATGCTCCACAGATTTTTCTATACTTGTTTTGATCAGTGAATAGTTGTCCTGTAGGTTGCTTTCTGCATTCACAATATCGCCTATCAGGGCAGATTTCCCAGAGTGGACTTCGAACTTCTTAATTTACCTGAAAGTTTCATGCCGTCATTTGATTTTGTTGATGGGTATGAACCTCCATGTTTTATTGTTTTATTATGTTGTACTTGTTTATTTGAAATTAACATATACCATAATTGTGTGCAGGCATGTTAAGCCAGTAGTAGGGAGAAAGATTAACTGGATGAAGGCAGGGATCACTGAGTGTGATGTGGTCCTTACAGTTAGTCCACATTATGTCAAAGAACTTACTTCTGGCCCAGAGAAAGGTGTTGAGTTGGATGGCGTCCTTCGTGCAAAGCCTCTTGAAACTGGAATTGTAAATGGAATGGATGTTATTGATTGGAATCCAGCAACAGATAAGTACATCAGTGTCAAATACAATGCAACAACGGTAAGGCTTCAGTGGGAGGATTCTCCTCTTTTGCCAGTTATTGCAACATATGGATAGTTCAGTACTTACAGAGAGCATTTTTCAGGTGGCGGAAGCAAGAGCTCTCAATAAAGAAATACTGCAGGCTGAAGTTGGATTGCCTGTGGACTCTAGCATACCTGTTATAGTTTTCATTGGACGTCTTGAAGAACAGAAAGGGTCAGACATACTAATTGCAGCCATACCGGAGTTTCTCGAGGAGAATGTTCAGATAATTGTTCTCGTATGTTTATTTTGAAAGAGAATTCTAATTCACTCATACGGCATGGCAGGAGATAGAAGATGATTGTTGCTTAGGTAAACTGTGTTGTGTTTTTCAGGGCACAGGGAAGAAGAAAATGGAGGAGGAACTGATGCTGCTAGAAGCGAAGTACCCACAGAATGCCAGAGGCATAGCAAAATTCAATGTCCCATTGGCGCACATGATGTTTGCCGGGGCTAATTTCATAATTGTTCCAAGTAGGTTCGAGCCATGTGGCCTCATCCAATTGCAAGGGATGAGATATGGAGTGGTAAGCATTCCGACTCGATCAGTTGGACGTTAAATTTGACCGCACAAGTATTGTTCGCCCCTGTTGACACAGTCCTTGATATTACATTTTACAGATTCCCATCTGTTCATCCACCGGAGGACTCGTTGACACGGTGAGCGAGGGTGTCACCGGATTCCACATGGGTTCGTTCAATGTCGAGGTAAAGAACAATATAGGCTTGGTCTAAGTATTTGCTCGCAAATAGCGATGCATTGATGATTGATAGCCTTGATCTGTCCTCTTGTAGTTTGAAACCGTCGATCCAGCAGATGTCGCGGCAGTTGCTTCGAATGTCACACGAGCTCTGAAACAGTACAAAACACCGTCGTTCCACGCAATGGTTCAGAATTGCATGGCGCAGGACCTATCTTGGAAGGTGGGCAGAACTGTCAATCAAGTTCCTATTTACCCTTAACATGAATGAGTTTCTTGTCTGTCGAGACAAGGGTAAATTGATCCTCTCTTTGTGTGATCCAGGGACCGGCAAAGAAGTGGGAGGAGGCTCTTCTTGGCCTAGGAGTCGAGGGAAGTCAGCCGGGCATCGAGGGCGAGGAGATCGCTCCACTTGCGAAACAGAATGTGGCCACTCCCTGAAATCTCCAAATATTAGGGAGAGTGTTCTAAGATTCGACAAAATAATGAGGTTGCTAAAGATGAAGCTGTATTCATCTAGGCTTTGCCATTTCTCTACTACTCCATGTGTAACATACTACCTGAATTTCAACAAGTATGCATCCTTATGTAGGTCGTGGGATCTAGGTTCGTCAAGTAGTGGTCCATCTGGCTAGCAGGTACCGCCAGCTTGTAGTATCTAGAAGAGGGGTGATAGGTTCGTGGCTTTGTGCCATTTGCCTCCGGTTCTGCCAAATCAAGAACTCCCCCACCAAAATTGCCTAATAAGTTTGTTTAGATGCTCACAAAGGCCCCTTGGCAGTTTAAAGCAAGACATAGAATAAACCGGCACCACTTGTACAACAGATTTCACCAGTTCCTCCTTACACGCCGGCGATAAAGTTTTCTCAATCTATCCCTTCATCTTTCTTCACAACCTGTCTTTCAAGTACTTGAATGCTTACTATTACGTGTTCCGAGAATGTGTGAATCAAAGAGGGCCCTAACTGTGAGTTTTGTCAAAAAAGAAGGGCCCTAGCTGTGAGTGTGGGTAAAGTATATAGGTTAAGTCGTTATCTGGAAGAATCTACTACGAAAAGATGCACGCAACCGGCAATACGTTATGCCAACAACCAATccacaatttaaaaaccaggcttATCATGATTGTCGTTTTACTGTCTCAAAAAGAACTTACTTAAATCAGCTAGACTGCATCATCTCCGCCACCCCCTATCACTAGTTAGCTAGAAATGACAACGACTCACATAACAAGACACGCAAAGCTAGCCTAGCTTATTTAGAACTCGGGAAGAAGATATAATTTTACTTGTGCTAATCCGCTGGCATGAACCATTCACATGGTGCGATTGTTCTCTTGACGATTAGAAATATAAGTCTAGATTCCAGCAGCCCAGCTAACGTTGTCAGCTGTATATATAGTATTTACGAACAAGCATAGACCAGGGACCAAATGTGGCGATAACTCCTTGGTGACTATTTTTTTTTCTTCAAATTCCTTCTGTTTCTGCAGCACTGGCACCCGCTATCTAGGTAGCGCAACTATGAGCGTCTGAGGCTTATGTTGGATGCGCTACATGCTACTGCTCGACGCCTCTCCTCGCAGCAGGCTCCTGACTATGTGGCCATTTGGTagtcttttttctttatttctctTATGCTTTCTTTGATTGTGTTTGTGTTGATGCCTCAGCAGACTATTATATTTTGTTGCACTTGAACTCGTTGCATGGATGTGTtgttggctttatttataaagcgagtCGAATATCTATCTATTTCAAGGATGCACACATACTATTGCTAATACAGTACAGTGCAGCAAGTCGGATGAAGTAGCAAGACTTCGTTGAGGGAGACATTTGACGATCAAGTAACCGTACGTACATCATTGCACATTCTTCATTTTGCATGATGTTTGAAGGTTTTGGTACTGTTGAATAATATCTGCTTCTCTCCATCAGCTTGTACTTTTTGATAAATTAATTAGTGCAGGAATTAATATGATGTCAGATACAAGAGGTATTGAGTGCAGCAGCCTGCCATCTAAGGACCTAAACGTGAGAGAAAATGTTAAAATATTATTACCCGCCCTCTCCATCAGTCAAACTTTAATTCATTGGGTCTTTATTGAAAAAATGAATTCAATGGCATTTTAGGTAATAGATCTTGGTACTCTGTTTTTGGCGAAATAAAAAGGCATGTCATTATATTAGTAAGTGGTTACATTCCCCAAAGAGGGCAAATTAGAACAAAGCCACATATCACACATGGCACTTGGTCACGCAGGGATATGGCACGTAAGAGGCCACACGTCGAAGGATGTCGGAAGGCATCGACGAACGCCTCTCCACCATGTAGCTTAGCCGTTGACAACCACCACCGTACCGGGGTTATCCCCTTTCCACAGAAAGAAAACCACCACCGTGCAAGACACGTAGCCACCAGCTAGAGATGAAGGTGAAGGCCGGCTTCTTAGTACTGGGCGAAAGCAATTTTGCCAAGATTTCTCTAGAACAAGAGTCAATAGCAGTCGCCGACGCGAAATATCCTGTACAAGAACATGCATTGGAGATTTGAATTTCGACACATTTTGTACTCCTTTGGCTTCGGTGCGTGTACAACAGAGTCAGATTCCCTTGAAAAAAATGAATGTATGTAAGGACAGCTCCAGCGCTGACCCGCAAATTTCTCCATTATATGACCGTTTTTATGCGGGAGGGAGCAATCCAATGCTAAATCAGAAAGTATCCGGTTGGGAGGAGAAACAACTGATGGAGATCATGCATGTGGTTGGATATTTGTGATTTAGTGTCCggttgggaggagagagaggagagggggaccATGCATGTGTGGATGagaggagagagaagagggggaccaacatgtggttggatggttagagagacagtggtatccctagcccaccagggttaaaatcttgatgaaaataagcaaacaacacaccaaaaacagaatctgccCTGGAGAtagcgcctccctcctcctccgcctAGGGTTCCTGcaccgccgccggcagctcccCCGCGCGGAGCCGCTGCCGTGGTCGGAGCCCGCCGTCGCCgcgcacctctccctctcccccacccctccccccgcccctccccccttccccgtaccccccgcgtcgcctccccgggTGAGGCGGCCGGGGGCCCTTCCGCTGCTCCCCTCCAGGCTCTCTCCTCGCATCTCCTtcttcccgccgccgccggcgtgcGCCGCCGGGCCTCGGCCGCGTGGTGCTANNNNNNNNNNNNNNNNNNNNNNNNNNNNNNNNNNNNNNNNNNNNNNNNNNNNNNNNNNNNNNNNNNNNNNNNNNNNNNNNNNNNNNNNNNNNNNNNNNNNNNNNNNNNNNNNNNNNNNNNNNNNNNNNNNNNNNNNNNNNNNNNNNNNNNNNNNNNNNNNNNNNNNNNNNNNNNNNNNNNNNNNNNNNNNNNNNNNNNNN is a window encoding:
- the LOC542837 gene encoding granule-bound starch synthase 1b, chloroplastic/amyloplastic codes for the protein MGSIPNYCSYQTNSVGSLKLSPHIQFQQSCNNEVMFLSMRNKTQLAKRRATNYGTHRNSSRTPAPIVCSTGMPIIFVATEVHPWCKTGGLGDVVGGLPPALAAMGHRVMTIAPRYDQYKDTWDTNVLVEVIVGDRTETVRFFHCYKRGVDRVFVDHPMFLEKVWGKTGSKLYGPTTGTDFRDNQLRFCLLCLAALEAPRVLNLNNSEYFSGPYGENVVFVANDWHTAVLPCYLKSMYKQNGIYVNAKVAFCIHNIAYQGRFPRVDFELLNLPESFMPSFDFVDGHVKPVVGRKINWMKAGITECDVVLTVSPHYVKELTSGPEKGVELDGVLRAKPLETGIVNGMDVIDWNPATDKYISVKYNATTVAEARALNKEILQAEVGLPVDSSIPVIVFIGRLEEQKGSDILIAAIPEFLEENVQIIVLGTGKKKMEEELMLLEAKYPQNARGIAKFNVPLAHMMFAGANFIIVPSRFEPCGLIQLQGMRYGVIPICSSTGGLVDTVSEGVTGFHMGSFNVEFETVDPADVAAVASNVTRALKQYKTPSFHAMVQNCMAQDLSWKGPAKKWEEALLGLGVEGSQPGIEGEEIAPLAKQNVATP